The proteins below come from a single Aegilops tauschii subsp. strangulata cultivar AL8/78 chromosome 6, Aet v6.0, whole genome shotgun sequence genomic window:
- the LOC109750634 gene encoding protein FAR1-RELATED SEQUENCE 5-like, giving the protein MVQILSLIHSKNGSLSSMPYLPAHVTNLKAKYRRESKLADIEATIAYFDEKAKEDQDFFYRIRLDNEDRVRNMYWVDGAARRAYKHFRDCISFDATYLTNMYKMPCAPFIGINNHNQSLRFGCGLVRNEDTDGYVWLFKTFLECMGGLAPMNIITDQDFSMRAGIEEVFPLAVHRHCRWHIIKKAEETLGPFFADRPDLHKAFELCVDHNLMVEEFERSWMAMIETYQGQDHETLASLWDKRMYWVSAYFMQCFFPFLQTTQHSEGFNAVLKRYVSLGNSLLQFTKQYTALQQNILGSELQQEANTALKQPKLLTYLPMERQMSKIYTNTIFNKSVVLQSYLHKS; this is encoded by the coding sequence ATGGTGCAGATACTCTCCCTCATCCACAGCAAAAACGGGTCTCTGAGTAGCATGCCCTACCTACCAGCACACGTCACAAACCTAAAGGCAAAGTACCGTAGAGAAAGCAAGTTGGCTGACATAGAAGCCACGATAGCCTACTTCGATGAGAAAGCGAAAGAAGATCAAGATTTCTTCTACAGGATAAGATTGGACAATGAGGACCGTGTCAGGAACATGTATTGGGTGGATGGTGCTGCAAGAAGAGCCTACAAACATTTCCGAGACTGCATTTCTTTCGACGCGACATATCTCACTAATATGTACAAGATGCCATGCGCTCCATTCATAGGAATAAATAACCACAATCAGTCATTGCGGTTCGGATGCGGGCTCGTTCGAAACGAAGACACGGATGGGTACGTTTGGCTGTTCAAGACCTTCTTGGAGTGCATGGGTGGACTTGCTCCAATGAACATAATAACAGACCAGGATTTTAGCATGCGTGCAGGCATAGAGGAGGTCTTTCCGTTAGCAGTGCACAGGCACTGCAGGTGGCACATTATAAAGAAGGCTGAGGAGACACTAGGACCGTTCTTTGCTGACCGTCCAGACCTGCACAAGGCATTCGAGCTGTGCGTGGACCACAACTTGATGGTGGAGGAGTTTGAAAGGAGCTGGATGGCTATGATTGAAACATATCAAGGCCAAGACCACGAGACGCTTGCTAGCTTGTGGGATAAGCGGATGTACTGGGTGTCGGCCTACTTCATGCAGTGCTTCTTCCCGTTTCTGCAGACTACACAGCACAGTGAGGGGTTCAATGCTGTTTTGAAGAGGTACGTGAGCCTTGGCAACTCATTACTACAGTTTACCAAGCAGTACACCGCTTTGCAACAAAACATACTGGGATCCGAGCTACAGCAAGAAGCAAACACCGCGCTCAAGCAGCCAAAATTGCTAACGTATTTACCGATGGAGAGGCAGATGAGCAAGATATACACCAACACGATTTTTAACAAGTCAGTTGTGTTACAATCTTATTTGCACAAATCATGA
- the LOC109750632 gene encoding growth-regulating factor 4, translating into MAMPYASLSPAGDRRSSPAATASLLPFCRSSPFSAGGGNGGMGEEARMDGRWMARPVPFTAAQYEELEHQALIYKYLVAGVPVPPDLVLPIRRGIESLAARFYHNPLAIGYGSYLGKKVDPEPGRCRRTDGKKWRCAKEAASDSKYCERHMHRGRNRSRKPVETQLVPHTQPPAASAVPPLATGFHSHSLYPAIGGSTNGGGGGGNNGMSMPSTFSSALGPPQQHMGSNAASPYAALGGAGTCKDFRYTAYGIRSLADEHSQLMTEAMNTSVENPWRLPPSSQTTSFPLSSYAPQLGATSDLGQNNNHNNSSSNSAVKSERQQPLSFPGCGDFGGGGMDSAKQENQTLRPFFDEWPKTRDSWSDLTDDNSSLASFSATQLSISIPMTSSDFSAASSQSPNGMLFAGEMY; encoded by the exons ATGGCGATGCCGTATGCCTCTCTTTCCCCGGCAGGCGACCGCCGCTCCTCCCCGGCCGCcaccgcctccctcctccccttcTGCCGCTCCTCCCCCTTCTCCGC CGGCGGCGGCAATGGCGGCATGGGGGAGGAGGCGCGGATGGACGGGAGGTGGATGGCGAGGCCGGTGCCCTTCACGGCGGCGCAGTACGAGGAGCTGGAGCACCAGGCGCTGATATACAAGTACCTGGTGGCCGGCGTGCCCGTCCCGCCGGATCTCGTGCTCCCCATCCGCCGCGGCATCGAATCCCTCGCCGCCCGCTTCTACCACAACCCCCTCGCCA TCGGGTACGGATCGTACCTAGGCAAGAAGGTGGATCCGGAGCCGGGCCGGTGCCGGCGCACGGACGGCAAGAAGTGGCGGTGCGCCAAGGAGGCCGCCTCCGATTCCAAGTATTGCGAGCGCCACATGCACCGCGGCCGCAACCGTTCAAGAAAGCCTGTGGAAACGCAGCTCGTCCCGCACACCCAGCCGCCGGCCGCCTCCGCCGTGCCGCCCCTCGCCACCGGCTTCCACAGCCACTCCCTCTACCCCGCCATCGGCGGCAGCACCAACGGTGGTGGAGGCGGGGGGAACAACGGCATGTCCATGCCCAGCACGTTCTCCTCCGCGCTGGGGCCGCCTCAGCAGCACATGGGCAGCAATGCCGCCTCTCCCTACGCggctctcggtggcgccggaacatGCAAAGATTTCAG GTATACCGCATATGGAATAAGATCTTTGGCAGACGAGCACAGTCAGCTCATGACAGAAGCCATGAATACCTCCGTGGAGAACCCATGGCGCCTGCCGCCGTCGTCTCAAACGACCTCATTCCCGCTTTCAAGCTACGCTCCTCAGCTTGGAGCAACGAGTGACCTGGGTCAGAACAACAAccacaacaacagcagcagcaacagtgcCGTCAAGTCCGAGCGGCAGCAGCCGCTCTCCTTCCCGGGGTGCGGCGACTTTGGCGGCGGCGGCATGGACTCCGCGAAGCAGGAGAACCAGACGCTGCGGCCGTTCTTCGACGAGTGGCCGAAGACGAGGGACTCGTGGTCGGACCTGACGGACGACAACTCCAGCCTCGCCTCCTTCTCGGCCACCCAGCTGTCGATCTCGATACCCATGACGTCCTCCGACTTCTCCGCCGCCAGCTCCCAGTCGCCCAACGGTATGCTGTTCGCCGGCGAGATGTACTAG